Below is a genomic region from Vitis riparia cultivar Riparia Gloire de Montpellier isolate 1030 chromosome 16, EGFV_Vit.rip_1.0, whole genome shotgun sequence.
TCCTTCCAAGATTTATGATGactaaaatttctttaatacaTGTACAGCATTGAAAGAAGAACTTGGAAATTATTGCGCTTACAACTATTATTGCAACATCAGCATGATTGGTAAGGCTTTCTTCACTCAAATCTGCCTGTTTTTTAGTTGTGTTTATGTCGCTCAGTCCACATTTtttatccaatttttatttctttcttgttaGGAGCATGGATATTGCGAATTATCGGTAAGGCTTTCAAATTCCTACTATTaattttgtggaagaataataTAATGAgaatttcatatcaaaattcatgaaaagtATTTACAATGATCGTATTCCTTTTTCTAAAACCTTTATTcatttcatgtttgatttatatTCAGTCATAGGAAGATTTGTGCCGGGGATATTGTGCCTATTTGCCTATTTAGTCTACAAGTTTCGACGAAGACATTTATCGTTAGATGATGATGTTGAAGAATTTTTACAGAGTCATAAAAATCTTCAGTTGATCAAGTACTCATATTCAGATATAAAGAAGATGACTAACAAATTTAGTAATAAATTAGGACAAGGAGGCTTTGGCTTTGTATATAAAGGAAAACTTCGAAGCGGTCAAATTGTAGCTGTAAAAGTTTTGGTTATGCATAAAACTAATGGACAAGATTTTATCAATGAAGTAGCCACGATTGGAAGGATTCACCATGTTAATATAGTGCGACTTGTTGGATTTTGTGTAGAGGGATTAAAGTGGGCTCTGGTGTATGAATATATGCCTAATGGGTCCCTTGataagtttcttttttctaaacttGAAAACAACATTCTTTTGAGTTGGGAAAGATTATATAAGATTGCACTAGGTGTGGGTCGTGGGATTGAATACTTACATCAAGGTTGTGACATGCAAATTCTGCATTTTGATATCAAGCCACACAATATTCTTCTTGATGCAAACTTTATCCCAAAAGTTTCTGATTTTGGCCTTGCAAAATTACATTCAATAGAAGAAAGCATTGTGTCTCTAACTGCTGCTCGAGGAACATTAGGATATATTGCTCCAGAATTATTCTACAAGAACATTGGAGGTGTTTCATATAAAGCTGATGtgtatagttttggaatgttatTAATGGAAATGGTGGGGAAAAGGAAGCATGCAAATACATGTCTAGAGCAAAGCCAAACATACTTCCCATCATGGATTTATGATCGAATAGATCAAGGAGAAGACATGGAAATTGGAGATGCCACTGAGGACGAACACAAGTATATAAGGAAGATAGTCATAGTTGCATTATGGTGTGTACAGATGAATCCCACGGATCGCCCTTCAATGAGCAAGGCATTGGAGATGCTAGAAGGTGAAGTTGAACTCCTGCAAATGCCCCCCAGGCCTACTCTGTACTCCAGGGAGATGTCAGTTGAGGATCATATGAACAATCCAGTCGGGGTACCAATTTCTTCACGAAATGCGACAATGACGATCAGCTTGGAGGGAAGGTAGTGCCTCGCAACAGCTACTCTCATTCTCTGTCCTGTAATACTTTGTGGTTGATTGGTTTAGATGCAAGGGTTAGTGCTTCTGTAAGATCCATATATGTACCAAGGTAATGTTTTAGCCAGAGGCAGTTCCTTGGCACCCTTGGACTGAGGGTAGTCTTCTGTATTCACCTTGAATTATCTAATAAATTTCTCCATTTCCCTTAAAGCATGTTTATAAGGATCAGAAAGGTTTCCACATGCCTTGAGAACActtgaaaatgagaaatgattAGGCTGTACATGGCCAGATATCATCTTGCAGAAAAGTTCAATAGCTTCCTTATCACACTCTCCAATTTGCACATATGCTGTGATAATTGCGGTCCAAGACATAACATTATGCTCAGGCATCCGATCAAATACCTTCCTCAAATCATCCACGGACCCATCTGCTGTACACTTTGCATACATGTCCACCAAGCTACAACCAACACAAACATCTGAAGCCAATCCCAAACGTGTAACTTGGGAATGCAATTGCTTCCCTAGTGCTAACAATCCTGACTCTGTACTAGCAGAAAGGACACTACCATATGTAAACCGATCCAGTGCATGACCACTCAATTCCATATCCAAAAACAATTCAATTGCATCTCTGGCACAACCCAATTGCGCAAATCTAGTTGTCATCAAAGTCCAAGTACCCAAATTTCTCTCTGGTATTTTCTCGAACACCTTATAACCTGAGCCCAAGTCACCACTACCCTTCACGAACACATCAATCAATTCACACCCAACACACACATCAGCCTCAAAATACCCGGTTTTCACCACAAACCCATAAATTATCTCCCCAACTCATTGAACAAGCCCGAATCACGGCCACAAAGCAATACTCATTTGGGTAAAAACCCAAttcgagaaaataaaaaaatgtccaAATTGCTTGCAACTCCATGCTGTTAATCGCAAAACATGAGACCATCGCACTCCATGAAACCAAGTCTCTCTTATTTTCCATTCCCTCAAAAATCAACCTAGCGGTTGCGGTGTCGCCACATTTGGAGTACAAGCTGATCAGAGTGTTCAACACAACCGAGTCGAGCTCAAGTCCAGACTGAATTAGCTTCCGGTGGACGAGTTTCCGGAGTTGGAAGTTGCGGAATCGGATGCAGGACTTGAGGAGGATGGAGTAGGTGGTGAGGTCTGGTGGGGCGTTTTGCAGGGTCATGAGATCAAGGGAGGAGAGTGCATGGTTGAGGTGGCCCACGTCGAGTTGGCGGATCCGACGGTTCTTGAGGGGCTCGAAGTTGGGGTTTTTGTGAGAATGCGGGTTGGGGATAATGTTTTGGCGGGGAGGGCTTAGGGTTTTGAAAGGTGGAAGGAGGGGTTGGGCGGGagagggaagagagagagttATCACGGTCttccccaacggctagtttgagaGAAATGATGTTGTGGAAGGCTTCAAGCTCATAAAAGAGGGAGAGCTgaccaaaaatgatttttcagtATTGTTGGATTAATATTTTAGGAGGGGttgcaaatttaattttggttgGCTTCTTCTACTTACCATGTCAAGccccaaaaattcaaatttatggtaatttataagaaaataagagCCCATTTGAcgagtgatttaaaaatagaaaataatttttaaaaattcataacattgatattgtttttctatttttaatttttaaaaataaagtgaaatagataGTAACTATATATAacaacttaaaacttaaatactgattcaattaatataaaaaatttacgaataaaatgagtttaaaatgactattatttttcttttatatagaattattatttttgatttttttcattagataaatgaattccaaattaaacaacACTTAATGTgttaaattcattaatgaatttagaaaattttaaaaataatttaaaacttaaatagtgacccaattaatattagaatgttatgaataaaaattaatttgtaacAACTCTAATATTTCTCTtctattatgaataaaaattaatttagaacaactttaatatttctcttctatatagaatcattatgttatgattttttttttcactaagtaaatgaacttcaaattaaataaaatttaataggTTGGATTTATTAACAATACTTTAAAACTCAAACAATATTCTTATTAATACCATAATTTCATGGATAAATATTGGTTTATAAtgactctattatttcttttctacacataactatatttttataaatttttccactagaaaaataaacttcaaatcaagtgatagtttttattaaatttaaaatttttttaaaataatttggaactaaaaaatAGATCATTTAGTcatcaaagcaaaaaaataaataaaaaataaaaaaagaagaataaaattgaTGTATAATGAGTCATGACTTTAATATTTCTTCTGTACATacaactatttaaaatttttttttactaggtaaataaattataaattaagtaaaaaataattaataatttaatttttttaacaaatcctttaacttttaagaataatttgcaataaaaaaaaattgatccaatTAATTGTAGAAATTGAGTACTAAATGTATGCATGTAATAAAACTTGactcatttacatgttaaaaagttaaactttattcattattcattttaaataaaatactattgacaattattatttttaaattattattatttatttttacaacaaTTCAATTTTAGCTAAATTTTGATGAAGATTTggataatttgaaactaattcaAACTTGacctaatatttttataatatttactatatgatcttatataataatattttttaaaatatcaaattataatatatatatatatatatatatatatatatatacataaatttatttttatttttttattattataaaatgttatcataattattgttcaaaatttaataaaaatatatatataaaaagaaattatcacatttcttaatattttgtcCTACTCTAGaccataaattaaatatgaccttaatttacataatttcatcatttacaTTTACATGTGTTTAACATTCATAAGAAGATTATAGATAACATTTTGCGTTTTTTGACAATGATAGTGCAAACCAAgcaaatttaaatattgaattttcCTAGCTACTTAAAGAAGCTGCCAAGGAACCTTTGCAATCAAGAttaattaatatcttatttgGTTAGTCAAGCAagacaaaaccaaaaaaaaaatatttatcacctTCTTGAAATATACCACCCACTTTTCCACTAAAATCCATATTTGAAAAGTTCATAGATCATTCCCTCTATCATATTTCTTAATGCAAAGGAGTTAAAGTCTTCCAAGTCAAGGTTCATAGATCCATTTATTGCTAAGAAAATCCAttagtattttttgaaattgagaCATGTATAATGGACCATATGATTTAGGACAATATAGTGGTCAATGTTAACAAAACCAGTCTTGTTGGAATTGTTGAAGGAATATGATGCTGTCCATTTATTGCTAAGAAAATTCATTGGTAGACCATTGTTTGAAATTGACACATGCATAATACACTGTATGatttattagaattattgaaGGAATATGGTGCTTGAAAGGGACCAACTAAGAATTTTGATCCACATGCAAGGGTTGTTGATGTAGTAATTGACATTcatattcttcaaaataattgatttatattttagttttatttgcaAATCATaataacctttttattttttattttatttttgtttattttatctaAGATACATGCTATGCTCTTAAGATCATATcaactttattttatgtttggttgaaaaatAGACAAGATAAatgattattcattttatttatcatatccCTTTATATGAGATTTAATAATCTCATGAAAAACATGGAATATACATGCCTTTTAGATAAtagatttttttctcatattcattggatttcttaaatattcattttgattttttttttcatttcaatcactttgaacaaaataaaaatctaatttaaaaaaaataaaatttttattccaaaaagaaaaaaataagagcatatttatattataatacaaattaaaattatatatatttatatataaaaaacaaattaatattttatcctaGTCGAAACCCTCTATTAAATATGACCTtaaattgtataattttatCCCTTTCCATTTGTTTAACATTCATAAGATGATGATACAtaatatttggcttttttttaCTACTTGAGGAAGGTGCCTTGCCACCTTCGTAATAAAGATCAATCAATATCTTATTTGGTTAGTCAAGCAAGACAAAACCAAAAAGATTATTTGTCGCCTTCTTGAAATATATCACCCACTTTTACACAAAAatccatatttgaaaatttcataGATTCTTCCTCTGTCACATATCTTATTGCAAAGAGTCAAAGTCTTCCAAGGCAAAGACATCCATTTATTGCTAAGAAAATTCACTCGATAGGCCATTGTTTGAAGACGACACATGTATAATAGACCATATGATATATGATTTATGATAATATAGTAGTCAAAGTCTTATTGGAAGGCtatgatttatgatattattgaaTTTAACAATCtcatgaagaaaaatggaatataCTTATATTTTGGATAGTAAATTTATATCTCATATTCATTGGATctctaaaatatttcttttcaaaatatttcatcttAATAACTTTGAataacagaaaaaagaaaatctaattttaaaagataaaattttggtttcaaaaacaaaaaaaaaaagtatattcatatcataatataaattaaaatattgcgcacacacacatatagatttcattgatattttatcCTAGTCTAGACCATCAATTAAATATGACCttattttacataatttcataatttacatttgtttaatatttataagaagATGATAAATAACATTTACCTTTTTCTTGCAATGATAGTACAAACTAAGCAATTTTAAAGACCGAACTTTCCTAGCTACTTGAAGGAGTTGCCAAGGCACCTTCATGATAAAGatcaatcaatattttatttggttagtcaagcaagaaaaaacaaaaaagattatTTGTCGCCTTCTTGAAGTATATTACCCACTTTTCCACAAAAACTTATTGTTGAAAAGTTCATAGATTCTTCCTCTATCACATGTCTTACCGCAAAGGTGTTAAAGTCTTCCAAGTTTAGGAAAAATGTCCATTTATTGCTAAGAAAATTCATTGGTAGGCTATTGTTTGAAATTGACACATGTATAATGGACTGTATGATTGATGACAATATAATAGTCAATGTCAACATAGCTAGTCTCATTGGAATTATTGAAGGACTATGATTCTTGAAAGGGACCAGGTAAGAATTTTGAGGGAATTTCTATTTACTCCATCAATTTTACACTAAAAATGAATACTAATGATAGACATATACTATAAGGTGCCTTGAACTCTTAAGCTATCATTTGAAAGGCATTCACTAGACAAACATGTTTttgtttaagtatatatatatatacttatcatcatgtttcattaatattttatcctaGTCTAGACCATCAATTAAATTTGACCTTAGTTTAcgtaatttcataattttcatttgtttaacaTTGATAAGGAGATGATAAATAACATTTGGCATTTACTTGCAATGATAGTACAAACTAAGTAATTTTAAGGATTGAATTTTCTTGGTTACTTGAAGGAGCTGCCAAGGCACCTTGACAATAAAGATTAATCAATATCTTATCTAGTTAGTCAAGCtagacaaaacaaaaaagattatTTGTCATTTTCTTGATGTATATTACCCACTTTTCCACAAAAACCTATAGTTGAAAAGTTCATAGATTCTTCTTCTATCACATGTCTTACTTCAAAGGTGTTAAAGTCTTCCAAGGCGAGGAAAAATGTCCATTTATTACTAAGAAAGTTCATTGGTAGGCTATTGTTTGAAATTGACACATGCATAATGGACTATATGATTGATGACAATATAATAGTCAATGTCAACATAGCTAGTCTTATTGGAATTACTGAAGGACTATGATGCTTGAAAGGGATCGGCTAAGAATTTTGATGGAATTTCTATTTACTCCTTCAATTTTAcactaaaaatgaataataatgatAGACATATACTATAAGGTGGCTTGAACTCTTAAACTATCACTTGAAAGGCATTCACtagaaaatcatgttttggtTTAGGTGCTAGCCTATGCAATCGGCTGAGGGTCAGAGATGAAAAgacaataatcaaataaaatcaatagaGTAGGTCATCTCttcataaaagtaatttatttaattatttgtatgATTTGAGTtgtgaaaatggaaaatttaataATGTGATGTTGTTTTAAACATTACTCCATTTCAGCCAGAACATTAACATAAAAGGCTTATAAACGAGTTTATCAACTCTTGGCTAATTTCATTTAGTTCCAAAATGCCTTCCAGAGGAGCAAGCCTAACAATAGGCTCTTAGGGTAGTCCTAGTGATCAGCCCATACACAACTAGGCTATTTCATTCGATTCCAAAATGCCTCTCAAAGGATCAACCCCAACAAAAGGCTCATGGGTCAAGCCTAGTGGTAAGCCACAACTTAGGCTGGTCCATATCCATACACAGACTTAGGCCGAGTTAGGATCATGGACTAGTTTTTGGGCTTGTCCCCCTAGAAGGCATTTTGGAACCCAATGAAATAGCCTGGAATATTGTTTAAGAAATCATTTAGCATCTAATAgtaacataaattattattgaaactCACTTTATTTGATGACTATTTTCTAACTATTTCTAATCCATGGCATATTCCACAGGCAATCTAGCATCTAACAATTACCAACTTAATATTGTAATATTGAATGCATAGCCAccagaaaatattttaatattgtagtgatttttatatactaattgGTCGTGCATGTGATTCTTCTTAAAGCACATgaaataatgtttttcttaaaaattcatCGTATATACTATGTGGTCATGATAGAAAATAAACCATGACTTGTAACTAAAGCATAAGAATTCCAACAATAGAAATTTCGTCCAAACAGCCCcccaacaacaaaaaaaaaaaaaaacaataacaattGTTAAATTGCTTCTTGCTTTCTTACTTTTAGGTTCTGCCTTTCCTGAAAGGACTCCATTTGCAGACCAGATTTTCAGTTTTTAAAGACGGGGTCTCTAGAATTAATATGCAGTATTTGGTCCTTAAAGGCCCAGCAGACCCATGGGCTAGTTGGCAGGGCAGGGCAGGGCTAGCTAGCTTGGATTTGGGCTAGCCCAGCACGTTTGAGGCCTAGCATTATCAAAGCCCAATTTGGCCTAGGAGGCAACTTTAGGGTCAACACAAACCTATCTAGGCTACCCCTAAACTAAGATTAAATGGCTAGGACCCAAAGGGATAGCTCAATATGGGTCTATATTTGCCATAAGATGAGGAATATATTAGCCATTGCTAGATTCTAGCATGCTATATTTTAAAGATTATCTCCAagtctttttatctttttttcattttttctttgttctcaCTTCTCCCTAACGTGAAGTATTTGAGACATGCTTTTTCATCTTAGCTCATGTGGTAAAGTGGTGAAGTGGGGTTGTTGCTTTAGTTAATCTTAGGATACGTTGAACTTTGATGataaactttaatttaaataaaatttaatgtgttGGAATCATGGataaatctaatattttttaaaaataatttaaaactcaaataataaattcattaattctaaaaatttatggattaaaattgtttcataattactttattgattattttctgcatataattatatttttataattttttccaattttctattagaaaaatgaacttTAGAAGTGATATATTATGAgttataactttattatttctccTATACAAAcgactatatttttttatttttctcactaagtaaatagattataaattaagtaagatataattaataatttaaatattttaatgaatcttttgatttttaagaataacttgaaatttaaaaacCAAACCAATTAATTGCACATTCAATCAAAACATTATAGcatattatattcataattaagtattaaatgtATACGTATAATAAGAAAACTTAGtttatttacatgttaaaaaaattaaactttatttgttattcattttaaatgaaatattattgatgataattattttaaaattatgtttattttttttaataataaaaaaatttacaaagatgttaatatccttatatttctaacataaattaaaatagtgtatttcttaataaacaaaatataacttatgattttatcataatattactatttatgttcTACTAAAAgctattcattttaaatttatttgtaattacaaaactatttttatttttaataagatttgaattaaatttaattaacattatataaattaaatttacaatgtttttataaaatcaaaacaaaaaattatttcaaaaaacaatttatccaaacaaggattttgtttttttaatatttatgaacATATTAATTTCGTTATGCTTCTAACATATATTGgaataatgtattttttaataaaaatatataacctatgattttattataatattactatttatgttctactaaaaactatttatttttttatttatttgtaattaaaaaattattttcatttttaataagatttgaattaaattttattattattatataaattgaatttatattttttttataaaattaaaacaaaaaaaattatttttaaaaacaacttatttgaAACAAGTTTTTTGGTGTCTCCACAACAACTAGTTTGAAAACAAGCTCTTAAGTTCACCTTATCTTTCATTAACACAATACAATcttctctttctatttttttgttcatttaaaaCATTCAAAGGAATGAAGCAAGCATAAAGAGAATAgggcttttactagaaaattcAAAACTACTCTTATAATGAGAGACACCTAACCACAAAGATGATACAAACAATGCCAAcaatattaaattatgatataatataaaataaattatgataaatgtataattttttaatatttaattaatatattaaaaacactataaagaatattatagtgatcacttttatattttttctaattaattaaataatattttttttaatgtttgatgcatattatttaacaaattaaGAGTAAATTTGCTCTAGTGGTGCTTGTGATATTAGCGAGcatattttaataacttattaaaatta
It encodes:
- the LOC117933635 gene encoding LEAF RUST 10 DISEASE-RESISTANCE LOCUS RECEPTOR-LIKE PROTEIN KINASE-like 2.4 isoform X3, yielding MMLREAQVLEIGLLTLLCACFLSICVANDQQQHQTCKPSSCGGIRNITYPFRLQGDPSGCGDPKYELICENNLTVFKQGGKRYFVAEINYHNYTIRMLDPGQKKGDCFSTPLYSSFSMPSCWSFSNMLHNFDPYPDYKDPYYCPDEWERNTIVLLSCGRPISDQNYIPIVLCNRSEDNISSSSRTYAYVLAGKSLEAGLIRESCTIALTFVAQSELSSYSISDLQEKLLMGIELSFLHRLCITECSVKGLACDVDYNNNTIRCYRSRKCLYGGTWCSDTNCFLLDPTTLPFKALKEELGNYCAYNYYCNISMIGAWILRIIVIGRFVPGILCLFAYLVYKFRRRHLSLDDDVEEFLQSHKNLQLIKYSYSDIKKMTNKFSNKLGQGGFGFVYKGKLRSGQIVAVKVLVMHKTNGQDFINEVATIGRIHHVNIVRLVGFCVEGLKWALVYEYMPNGSLDKFLFSKLENNILLSWERLYKIALGVGRGIEYLHQGCDMQILHFDIKPHNILLDANFIPKVSDFGLAKLHSIEESIVSLTAARGTLGYIAPELFYKNIGGVSYKADVYSFGMLLMEMVGKRKHANTCLEQSQTYFPSWIYDRIDQGEDMEIGDATEDEHKYIRKIVIVALWCVQMNPTDRPSMSKALEMLEGEVELLQMPPRPTLYSREMSVEDHMNNPVGVPISSRNATMTISLEGR
- the LOC117933635 gene encoding LEAF RUST 10 DISEASE-RESISTANCE LOCUS RECEPTOR-LIKE PROTEIN KINASE-like 2.3 isoform X1, producing MMLREAQVLEIGLLTLLCACFLSICVANDQQQHQTCKPSSCGGIRNITYPFRLQGDPSGCGDPKYELICENNLTVFKQGGKRYFVAEINYHNYTIRMLDPGQKKGDCFSTPLYSSFSMPSCWSFSNMLHNFDPYPDYKDPYYCPDEWERNTIVLLSCGRPISDQNYIPIVLCNRSEDNISSSSRTYAYVLAGKSLEAGLIRESCTIALTFVAQSELSSYSISDLQEKLLMGIELSFLHRLCITECSVKGLACDVDYNNNTIRCYRSRKCLYGGTWCSDTNWFRKYLYPFFGFLLDPTTLPFKALKEELGNYCAYNYYCNISMIGAWILRIIVIGRFVPGILCLFAYLVYKFRRRHLSLDDDVEEFLQSHKNLQLIKYSYSDIKKMTNKFSNKLGQGGFGFVYKGKLRSGQIVAVKVLVMHKTNGQDFINEVATIGRIHHVNIVRLVGFCVEGLKWALVYEYMPNGSLDKFLFSKLENNILLSWERLYKIALGVGRGIEYLHQGCDMQILHFDIKPHNILLDANFIPKVSDFGLAKLHSIEESIVSLTAARGTLGYIAPELFYKNIGGVSYKADVYSFGMLLMEMVGKRKHANTCLEQSQTYFPSWIYDRIDQGEDMEIGDATEDEHKYIRKIVIVALWCVQMNPTDRPSMSKALEMLEGEVELLQMPPRPTLYSREMSVEDHMNNPVGVPISSRNATMTISLEGR
- the LOC117933635 gene encoding LEAF RUST 10 DISEASE-RESISTANCE LOCUS RECEPTOR-LIKE PROTEIN KINASE-like 2.4 isoform X2 translates to MMLREAQVLEIGLLTLLCACFLSICVANDQQQHQTCKPSSCGGIRNITYPFRLQGDPSGCGDPKYELICENNLTVFKQGGKRYFVAEINYHNYTIRMLDPGQKKGDCFSTPLYSSFSMPSCWSFSNMLHNFDPYPDYKDPYYCPDEWERNTIVLLSCGRPISDQNYIPIVLCNRSEDNISSSSRTYAYVLAGKSLEAGLIRESCTIALTFVAQSELSSYSISDLQEKLLMGIELSFLHRLCITECSVKGLACDVDYNNNTIRCYRSRKCLYGGTWCSDTNWFRKYLYPFFGFLLDPTTLPFKELGNYCAYNYYCNISMIGAWILRIIVIGRFVPGILCLFAYLVYKFRRRHLSLDDDVEEFLQSHKNLQLIKYSYSDIKKMTNKFSNKLGQGGFGFVYKGKLRSGQIVAVKVLVMHKTNGQDFINEVATIGRIHHVNIVRLVGFCVEGLKWALVYEYMPNGSLDKFLFSKLENNILLSWERLYKIALGVGRGIEYLHQGCDMQILHFDIKPHNILLDANFIPKVSDFGLAKLHSIEESIVSLTAARGTLGYIAPELFYKNIGGVSYKADVYSFGMLLMEMVGKRKHANTCLEQSQTYFPSWIYDRIDQGEDMEIGDATEDEHKYIRKIVIVALWCVQMNPTDRPSMSKALEMLEGEVELLQMPPRPTLYSREMSVEDHMNNPVGVPISSRNATMTISLEGR
- the LOC117933635 gene encoding LEAF RUST 10 DISEASE-RESISTANCE LOCUS RECEPTOR-LIKE PROTEIN KINASE-like 2.4 isoform X4, with amino-acid sequence MMLREAQVLEIGLLTLLCACFLSICVANDQQQHQTCKPSSCGGIRNITYPFRLQGDPSGCGDPKYELICENNLTVFKQGGKRYFVAEINYHNYTIRMLDPGQKKGDCFSTPLYSSFSMPSCWSFSNMLHNFDPYPDYKDPYYCPDEWERNTIVLLSCGRPISDQNYIPIVLCNRSEDNISSSSRTYAYVLAGKSLEAGLIRESCTIALTFVAQSELSSYSISDLQEKLLMGIELSFLHRLCITECSVKGLACDVDYNNNTIRCYRSRKCLYGGTWCSDTNCFLLDPTTLPFKELGNYCAYNYYCNISMIGAWILRIIVIGRFVPGILCLFAYLVYKFRRRHLSLDDDVEEFLQSHKNLQLIKYSYSDIKKMTNKFSNKLGQGGFGFVYKGKLRSGQIVAVKVLVMHKTNGQDFINEVATIGRIHHVNIVRLVGFCVEGLKWALVYEYMPNGSLDKFLFSKLENNILLSWERLYKIALGVGRGIEYLHQGCDMQILHFDIKPHNILLDANFIPKVSDFGLAKLHSIEESIVSLTAARGTLGYIAPELFYKNIGGVSYKADVYSFGMLLMEMVGKRKHANTCLEQSQTYFPSWIYDRIDQGEDMEIGDATEDEHKYIRKIVIVALWCVQMNPTDRPSMSKALEMLEGEVELLQMPPRPTLYSREMSVEDHMNNPVGVPISSRNATMTISLEGR